The following are encoded together in the Pleurocapsa sp. FMAR1 genome:
- a CDS encoding secretin N-terminal domain-containing protein: protein MKNYCDRLGFLTALTVMLMAAPANAAERNITDIELDKDNNQLELKLSANKRSSEKSNLLHKSPLNSPPLPTPPQFWGGNDWSPPSLGEIRGGWDFKSLSPQAWGAGGAKASADASFFTLRKDNLIEANLLNTNLDLPAGNSFKQDNPIAGIKSIDVHQVDREHTQILISTEPDVPIEHLLEQQGDNLVLSLNRVTKAQSFQRELSQFGDKTVKQIKQTYKSALGQKKTKDNEKPTLVAQKTDLKKPDVLIPNPEIDIENNGSNNTKERVYKAQDDPSSAADATLPRAVAPPVGDMAVSNINTMPDMVDLGSSASVPRLVLRDAPVREVLSLLAKSANLSLVFADSNAQAQGDQGNQGGNGEETGPTISLDLENQPLQEAFNSVLLVSGLDANRRGNIIYVGEQLPAQARNLVSRTIRLNQVTVENAALYLASQGATGKRLTNDVEEIIDPETGRVVQRKEASPTLTDLDGGNENDTGSKALMLKGLQVSTDGRLNAITLVGEPRKVEVATTFLTQLDARRRQVSVNVKVIDVNLLNQDVVNSSFSFGINDSFFSQDNGSASLRFGDSAPPTSAELNSPTGRLSNPPIVNNPFAGANTFLNFDEGTIVPGTSSGIVDAATGFFVPGLERGVGIFPGREAAISSDPFTAGITDFTQATDGIRTATIDGNNGITNFTTTQGTDGTATSALPSLFQYPDKFLALLEARVTSGNAKVLTDPTLTVQEGQQATVRLVQKIVESVKTEIDGESGTRTVTPEIGEAGLVLTVNVEGIDDNGFVSMSVSPSVSSVGATQAFDSGNGATNTLNLLSTRQVSSGLVRMRDGQTLILSGIIQDQERTTVSKVPILGDIPLLGALFRSTDKTNERAEVIVLLTPNIVDEDAGLASNFMPSKESREMIEKSGVDPLGEPGK, encoded by the coding sequence GTGAAAAATTATTGCGATCGCCTGGGATTTTTGACAGCATTAACAGTTATGCTAATGGCTGCACCAGCTAATGCTGCGGAGCGAAACATTACCGATATTGAGCTTGATAAAGATAATAATCAACTAGAGTTAAAACTATCCGCAAATAAGAGGTCGTCTGAGAAGTCAAATTTACTACACAAAAGCCCCCTAAATTCCCCGCCCCTCCCTACCCCTCCCCAATTCTGGGGAGGGAACGATTGGTCTCCCCCAAGTTTGGGGGAGATTAGAGGGGGCTGGGACTTTAAATCACTCTCCCCCCAAGCTTGGGGGGCTGGGGGGGCAAAAGCTAGTGCGGATGCTTCTTTCTTCACGCTGCGTAAAGACAATCTTATTGAAGCAAATCTACTCAACACAAACTTAGATTTGCCCGCAGGAAATTCTTTTAAACAAGATAATCCGATTGCGGGGATTAAATCAATAGATGTTCATCAGGTTGACCGCGAACATACTCAGATTCTCATCTCTACCGAGCCAGATGTGCCTATTGAGCATTTACTAGAGCAACAGGGAGATAATCTTGTTCTTAGCCTCAACCGCGTTACCAAAGCTCAGTCTTTTCAAAGAGAGTTATCACAATTTGGCGATAAGACAGTTAAACAGATTAAGCAAACCTATAAATCTGCACTAGGTCAAAAGAAGACGAAAGACAATGAAAAACCGACTCTAGTTGCTCAAAAAACTGACTTAAAAAAACCTGATGTTTTAATTCCCAATCCTGAAATTGATATTGAGAACAATGGTTCTAATAATACCAAAGAACGGGTATATAAAGCCCAGGATGATCCAAGTTCCGCAGCCGATGCAACCCTTCCCAGAGCCGTTGCGCCTCCCGTAGGCGATATGGCGGTTTCCAATATTAATACTATGCCCGACATGGTAGATTTAGGCTCATCAGCCTCAGTTCCGCGCTTAGTGTTGCGGGATGCTCCAGTCAGAGAAGTACTTTCTCTCCTGGCTAAATCTGCTAACTTAAGCCTAGTATTTGCTGACAGTAATGCACAGGCACAAGGCGATCAAGGAAATCAAGGTGGTAATGGCGAAGAAACAGGTCCGACTATTTCTTTAGATCTAGAAAATCAGCCTTTACAGGAAGCATTTAATTCAGTTCTGCTTGTTTCTGGTTTAGATGCCAACCGTCGAGGCAATATTATCTATGTCGGTGAGCAACTACCCGCCCAAGCTCGTAACTTAGTCAGCCGTACTATTCGCTTGAACCAGGTTACTGTTGAAAACGCAGCTTTGTATCTAGCCAGTCAGGGTGCAACAGGAAAGAGACTAACTAACGATGTAGAAGAAATCATCGATCCTGAAACTGGTAGAGTCGTTCAAAGAAAAGAGGCAAGTCCAACATTAACCGATTTAGATGGCGGTAACGAAAACGATACTGGTTCTAAAGCACTAATGCTTAAAGGTCTACAGGTTTCTACTGATGGCAGATTAAACGCCATCACTCTTGTAGGTGAACCTCGCAAGGTAGAAGTTGCTACCACTTTTCTAACTCAGCTAGATGCCCGTCGTCGTCAGGTATCAGTCAACGTCAAGGTGATTGATGTGAACTTGCTTAATCAAGATGTCGTGAATAGTAGCTTTTCCTTTGGGATAAATGACAGTTTCTTTTCGCAAGATAATGGTTCTGCTAGCCTAAGATTTGGTGACTCTGCGCCACCAACAAGTGCTGAACTAAATAGTCCTACTGGTCGTTTGTCTAATCCGCCTATAGTCAATAATCCTTTTGCTGGTGCGAATACATTTCTTAATTTTGACGAAGGAACTATTGTTCCTGGTACTAGTAGTGGTATCGTTGATGCAGCAACTGGTTTTTTCGTTCCTGGACTTGAAAGAGGAGTAGGAATTTTTCCTGGTCGAGAAGCAGCTATTAGTTCTGACCCTTTTACGGCTGGTATAACTGATTTTACTCAAGCAACTGACGGTATAAGAACTGCAACTATAGATGGCAATAATGGTATTACAAATTTTACAACTACCCAGGGAACAGATGGTACAGCAACCTCGGCGCTGCCTAGTCTATTCCAATATCCTGATAAGTTTCTCGCATTACTGGAAGCACGCGTAACTAGTGGTAACGCCAAAGTTCTCACCGATCCAACTTTAACAGTGCAAGAAGGGCAACAAGCAACTGTACGCTTGGTACAAAAAATTGTAGAAAGTGTAAAAACCGAGATTGATGGGGAGTCGGGGACAAGAACTGTCACTCCAGAAATAGGTGAAGCTGGATTAGTACTAACCGTTAATGTAGAAGGGATTGACGATAATGGCTTTGTTTCGATGTCCGTCAGTCCTTCCGTTAGCTCTGTTGGGGCAACGCAAGCGTTTGATAGTGGGAATGGTGCAACTAATACACTTAATTTATTAAGTACGCGACAAGTAAGTTCTGGTTTGGTACGGATGCGGGATGGTCAAACTTTAATTTTGTCAGGGATTATTCAAGACCAAGAAAGAACTACTGTTTCTAAAGTACCTATTTTGGGTGATATTCCTTTGCTTGGTGCTTTATTTAGAAGTACCGACAAGACTAATGAACGAGCAGAAGTAATAGTTTTGTTAACTCCTAATATCGTGGATGAGGATGCAGGGCTGGCAAGCAACTTTATGCCTAGTAAAGAAAGCCGTGAAATGATTGAAAAATCTGGGGTTGACCCACTTGGAGAACCAGGTAAGTAG
- a CDS encoding HU family DNA-binding protein, translating into MNKGELVDRISQKATVTKKQADAVLSAAVETIMEAVSDGDKVTLVGFGSFERRDRKEREGRNPKTGEKMSIPATKVPAFSAGKLFKEKVAPAKK; encoded by the coding sequence ATGAATAAAGGTGAACTAGTCGATCGCATTTCGCAAAAAGCGACTGTAACTAAAAAACAGGCTGACGCTGTATTGTCCGCAGCCGTCGAAACTATTATGGAAGCTGTATCTGATGGAGATAAAGTAACCCTAGTTGGTTTTGGTTCTTTTGAGCGTCGCGATCGCAAGGAAAGAGAAGGACGTAACCCCAAAACTGGAGAAAAAATGTCCATTCCTGCTACTAAAGTTCCTGCTTTTTCGGCTGGTAAGCTATTCAAAGAAAAAGTAGCCCCTGCTAAAAAGTAG
- a CDS encoding type II and III secretion system protein, whose amino-acid sequence MTFADDFATEKGLAEDYPVAFGITFTPMVTGIAIAVAGIALAAYGYINFVNPAQAKYKEALTKKVELQGQLEKIQTGDLQLKLIELEADLADQKVLKARVLTMFTSEDDLETLLIDLNNFVASNQGTLIDYQPEGDISTIEDASLGAEVQGKLKRKTISLSIKGTFTETKQILQDLERLQPLLMVQTISSTVEDKPTAILTSNRSEIVPKDQAELKTQIKLDAILPPSQQELEQAQKTDEEAELTEREKRQIRRESRKNKDSDSQSQPDATKK is encoded by the coding sequence ATGACCTTTGCTGATGATTTCGCCACGGAAAAAGGGTTAGCCGAAGATTATCCCGTTGCCTTTGGGATTACCTTTACGCCTATGGTTACGGGAATTGCGATCGCCGTTGCAGGGATTGCTTTAGCTGCTTATGGCTATATTAATTTTGTCAATCCTGCTCAAGCAAAGTACAAAGAGGCATTAACCAAAAAAGTTGAGCTTCAAGGACAGTTAGAGAAAATCCAGACAGGGGATCTGCAATTAAAACTGATTGAATTAGAAGCAGACTTAGCTGACCAGAAAGTATTGAAAGCTCGTGTTCTAACGATGTTTACTAGCGAGGATGATCTCGAAACACTGCTAATTGACTTAAATAATTTTGTTGCTTCCAATCAAGGGACTTTAATTGATTACCAGCCTGAAGGGGATATTAGTACGATTGAGGATGCTTCTTTGGGTGCTGAAGTACAGGGAAAACTGAAGCGGAAAACCATTTCTCTGAGTATTAAGGGAACTTTCACTGAAACTAAACAAATTTTGCAGGATCTAGAACGATTGCAACCTTTATTAATGGTACAAACCATTAGCTCAACCGTAGAGGATAAACCCACAGCAATTTTGACTAGTAATAGAAGCGAGATTGTTCCTAAAGACCAAGCAGAGTTAAAAACTCAAATCAAGCTAGACGCTATATTGCCTCCGAGTCAACAAGAGCTAGAACAAGCTCAAAAAACCGACGAGGAAGCAGAGCTTACTGAGAGAGAAAAACGCCAAATCAGACGGGAAAGTAGAAAAAACAAAGATAGTGATAGTCAGTCACAACCTGATGCTACTAAAAAATAA
- the pilM gene encoding type IV pilus assembly protein PilM, whose amino-acid sequence MLNTLTNIFAKNGDSVGIEINTQKINIAQIVKQGQQYKLMKNVSADIPEGVFEEGQIVDSLILSELIKDTLKANKISATKVFTAVPMREAIIRVIPVPAELDEAELKDMVMVHEAGMYLPYPREEVDLDYVKLGYFMDEDGIEKVNVLLVATKKEVTDLYTEVFEQAQLKLSVLEINSFALIRTIREQLRQFGSKEAVVLVDLEFDSTEIAIVVEGVPQFSRTVPIGTYQMYTAFSQAMSLPATGSAEMLYDIDILSSRDSTGVDSSQIESGKAALIKILGELSDELSRSINFYINQSEDLEIVQLLLAGPGAGIRQLDEFFTQKLNLPTIKVDPIATLGLDINEDIASDSRPGLGIVLGLGMRDL is encoded by the coding sequence ATGCTGAACACTTTAACTAATATCTTTGCCAAGAATGGCGACAGTGTAGGAATTGAAATAAATACCCAAAAAATTAACATTGCTCAAATAGTCAAACAAGGACAGCAATACAAATTGATGAAAAATGTCTCAGCAGATATTCCTGAAGGAGTATTTGAAGAAGGACAAATTGTTGATTCCTTGATTCTATCAGAACTAATTAAGGATACTCTTAAAGCCAATAAGATTAGTGCTACAAAAGTATTTACGGCAGTGCCGATGCGAGAGGCTATTATTCGTGTTATTCCTGTTCCCGCAGAACTAGATGAAGCAGAATTAAAAGATATGGTAATGGTACATGAAGCTGGAATGTATCTGCCTTATCCGCGAGAAGAGGTAGATTTAGATTATGTCAAACTTGGCTATTTTATGGATGAAGATGGTATAGAAAAGGTTAACGTTTTATTGGTAGCAACTAAGAAAGAAGTAACCGATCTTTATACTGAAGTTTTTGAGCAAGCACAACTAAAGTTAAGCGTTTTAGAAATTAATAGTTTTGCTTTAATTAGAACTATCAGGGAACAGCTACGACAGTTTGGTTCAAAAGAAGCTGTGGTATTAGTAGATTTAGAGTTTGATAGTACTGAAATTGCGATCGTAGTTGAAGGAGTACCTCAGTTTTCGAGAACGGTACCTATCGGTACTTATCAAATGTATACAGCATTCTCCCAGGCTATGAGCTTACCAGCTACAGGGTCAGCAGAAATGCTCTATGACATAGATATATTAAGCAGTAGAGATTCAACGGGCGTAGATTCATCGCAAATTGAGTCGGGAAAAGCAGCGTTGATTAAGATTTTGGGGGAATTAAGTGATGAATTAAGTCGCTCAATTAACTTTTATATTAATCAAAGTGAAGACTTAGAAATAGTTCAGTTATTATTAGCTGGTCCAGGAGCAGGTATTCGTCAATTGGATGAATTTTTTACTCAAAAACTAAATTTGCCCACCATAAAAGTCGATCCCATTGCAACTTTAGGACTCGATATAAATGAAGATATTGCGTCAGATAGTCGTCCAGGTTTAGGAATTGTCTTGGGACTAGGAATGCGGGATCTTTAA
- a CDS encoding PilN domain-containing protein, which translates to MYNLDINFLRDREGEQSTDMSSSIAQKREPAIEDKVPIVVGIALALIAPAITFGYLQSVKAKTATVEEEVTQIESEIADLGNQNKKIEAANAEIQQTQQETAALVGVFEKIKPWAAIMQEISDRTPPGVQVDSIQQTSSAPATPPAPPPTEAKEGEAEATPPPVPSPSIGVNLAGVARSYDDVNDFVLFLQRSPFFDSKQVKLNGASTSDFPVEVENTEDLPENASLEIPKGVKYAISAQLNNAPSSQLIQEIAKKGSIGLATRLKTLERKGAVLK; encoded by the coding sequence ATGTATAACTTAGATATTAATTTTCTTAGAGATAGAGAGGGAGAACAATCTACTGACATGAGCAGTAGTATTGCTCAAAAAAGAGAACCCGCCATTGAAGACAAAGTCCCCATTGTGGTGGGAATAGCCTTGGCACTGATAGCACCAGCAATTACCTTTGGCTATTTACAAAGTGTTAAGGCTAAAACCGCTACCGTAGAAGAGGAAGTCACACAAATTGAAAGCGAAATTGCCGATTTGGGCAACCAAAACAAAAAGATTGAGGCAGCAAACGCTGAAATTCAGCAGACACAGCAAGAAACTGCTGCTTTGGTAGGTGTATTTGAGAAAATCAAGCCCTGGGCAGCGATTATGCAGGAAATTAGCGATCGCACTCCCCCAGGAGTTCAGGTAGATTCAATTCAGCAAACTAGTTCCGCTCCAGCAACTCCACCTGCGCCTCCACCAACTGAAGCCAAAGAAGGGGAAGCAGAAGCAACTCCACCACCTGTACCTAGTCCATCCATCGGGGTTAATTTAGCAGGGGTGGCACGTTCTTATGATGATGTGAATGACTTTGTTTTATTCTTACAGAGATCGCCATTTTTTGATAGCAAACAGGTTAAATTAAATGGTGCTAGCACCAGTGATTTTCCAGTCGAAGTAGAAAACACTGAAGATTTGCCAGAAAACGCTTCTTTGGAAATTCCCAAAGGAGTTAAATACGCAATTTCGGCACAGCTAAATAATGCTCCTTCCTCGCAATTAATTCAGGAAATAGCCAAAAAAGGTTCGATTGGGTTAGCAACCAGACTAAAAACATTAGAACGTAAAGGAGCGGTATTGAAATGA